In Pseudoalteromonas sp. '520P1 No. 423', the sequence TGCTAGCGGTAATGCGGTTGTTGATGATAATGGCGATGTTGTTTTAGAAGAAGCTTACTCAGTAGCAACTGGTACAGTATTAACTATCGATACTAAAGCACAAAAATTATATAACGGTGATAAAGAGCTAGTTGACGTATCTTCTGCATTCACACCACAAAAAGTTGAATTCATGAAAGCGGGTGGTTCTTACGCGGTTACATTTGGTAAGAAGCTACAAACATTTGCAGCAGAAACTTTAGGTGTTACAGCACCAGTTGTTTACGCAGCATCTAAAGAGATCTCTCATGAAGGTCAAGGTTTAACTGCTGTAGAAAAAATCTTTAACCGTAACGCAGTAGGTGTTGCTTCAGAAACACCATTACATGCTGGTTCTAACGTTCGTGTTAAAGTAAATATCGTAGGTTCACAAGATACAACTGGTCCTATGACATGTCAGGAATTAGAGGCGATGGCTGCTTCTACTATTTCTCCAATCGTAGATGGTGCATACCAATCTGGTTGTCACACTGCGTCAGTATGGGATAGCAAAGCAAAAGCGAACATTCCAAAACTAATGTCATTCATGAATAAATTTGGTCTTATCACTGCACGTGATCCTAAAGGTGAATATCATGCAATGACTGATGTTATTCATAAAGTATTGAATGATATTACAGTTGACGACCGCGCTATTATCATTGGTGGTGATTCACATACACGTATGTCTAAAGGTGTTGCGTTTGGTGCCGATTCAGGTACTGTTGCAATCGCACTTGCGACTGGTGAATCTGCAATGCCTATCCCAGAGTCAGTAAAAGTGACTTTTAAAGGTAACATGAAAGGCCACATGGATTTCCGTGATGTTGTTCATTCTACTCAAGCGCAAATGCTTAAGCAGTTTGGGGGTGAAAACGTTTTCCAAGGTCGTATCATCGAAGTACATATAGGTACATTAATGGCTGACCAAGCGTTTACATTTACTGATTGGTCTGCAGAAATGAAAGCAAAAGCGTCAATCTGTATTTCAAATGACGAAACACTGATCAAGTCTATTGAACTAGCACAAAGCCGTATCCAAATCATGATCAACAAGGGTATGGAAAATGAAGCGGGTACACTTAAAGGTTTAATCGCTTTAGCTGATAAACGTATCGAAGAAATCAAGTCAGGTACTAACCCTGCACTAGCACCAGATGATGCTGCTAAATACTACGCTGAAGTTGTGGTTGATTTAGATACAATCGAAGAACCAATGATTGCCGATCCAGATGTAAACAATGAAGACGTATCTAAGCGTTATACCCATGATGTTATTCGTCCAGTATCATACTACGCTGATAAACCTGTTGATTTAGGTTTTGTTGGTTCTTGTATGGTACATAAAGGCGATATGCAAATCGTAGCGCAAATGTTACGTAACCTTGAGAAACAAAATGGTAGCATTACATTTAATGCACCACTAGTTGTTGCAGCGCCAACTTACAATATTGTTGACGAGTTAAAAGCTGAAGGCGATTGGGAAATTCTTAAAAAGTACGCAGGTTTCGAATTTGATGATGCACAACCTAAAGGTGCTGCACGTACTAAGTACGAAAACATCTTATACCTAGAACGTCCAGGCTGTAACTTATGTATGGGTAACCAAGAAAAAGCAGAACCTGGTGATACAGTAATCGCGACTTCTACACGTTTATTCCAAGGCCGTGTTGTAGCTGATACTGCTGAGAAAAAAGGTGAATCACTACTTGGTTCTACACCATTAGTAGTACTTTCAACTGTACTAGGTCGTTTCCCTACAATGGCTGAGTACAAGAGCGCAGTAGAAGGCATTGACCTAACTAAGTTCACTCCTCCTACAGAAGAGATGACTACTAAGTTTTCTGGTGAAGCTGTACCAGTTAAAATGGTATAGAGTTGATTAGATTAACTTTTATAGTTAACTAAAATATAAAGAGGGTTACTTATTTAAGTAACCCTCTTTATTTTGCCATACAAATTTACTGCTTTGTATGGCTTTGCAATCATTAATTGATTATTAACAACCTCGAGTACCCAAGCTTGAATTGCATTACTACAATTTTATAATACCAATCAGATTATTTAAACACCCAAATTAATCCAGTCTCTCATACACATTGATTTTACTCGTTCTAAATCACTAACGAAGCGATTCCAAGCATCGCTACATGAATTAACAATATCCTCATAATCATCAAAGCATTTATTGGCTAGTTCATTTTGGCATTACTATTGCCTCTGTTGCTCCAGTCGCAGGACAAATAGCACCAAAAAGATAAGCATATTGAAATTGTTGCTGTTTCACAGCTCTGGGCCGCGAGCCTTTTTCAGCCCATAATCTTGTCGTTGTATTCTGTTGGCCAAACCTTGCTTCGTCTTGAACCCAAATATCTATGTTGGATCTATCATGATCCTCAAGGAGCATTTCAGTTTTGAATTTTTTAAAATCGTCTTGAATATAATAGACAAGTGATTTACCTATAAGGCGACCACCATTTGGCTTGATGCTATTTTGTATTACATATTCTTTGAATTTTGTAAGTTGCTCTGTGGTCAAATAGCAAGGCCGCCCTGTTCAGGGTTGTTCTTTTAGTCCATCAAGTCCGTTTGCATAGAATTTTTTAGCCCAATCATTTACAGCTTTACGACTGAGCTTTAAATATATAGCGGCTTGTGTTCGGTCTGCACCATCTTTGATGTGTGAGAGAGCTAACAAGCGAATACGTATTTTACCTTAGTTTCTTTGGCGATAAGAGATTTAAAGTCTATTGATTTCATCTTCTCTTGAAGTTGTTTTTGGGAAATATATTTCATCCACCTATTAGATCATAAATTTAATCTGATTGGTATTACCATTGTATTGCCATTGTATTGCCATCTCGCTAATGCTTAAGCGCCGTAAACTATATGTGTATTATTTGAATCGAATTTAGCTTGAAAATAAATATCTATTTCTCTATGGCTTTCTTAAGTGCTTTTTCTAGAGAAAACTTATCTTCAATTAGACTTAAACAATCAGAAGTAACATGTGAGTTAATATTACAATTTTGCAGTTGTATCAATTTACTGGCTTTATAAATATCTTGATAATTTGAACCAAAATCAGGCACCTTCGCTGTTGTTATTTTATATGAAATATCGATATCAGAGCCAAGTTGCTTTTTTGCGTATTTTAGACTGAATATTATTAGATAATAACACAAATTCATCATCACAATGTCGCCCAAAATATAGATCCTTTACTAATTGTTTTCTTGTTTCTGTGACAAATGAAATTAAAAAATTATCTTTGGCTTCAATACCTAAAATTTGAGTGTTTTATATGTTAGCAGACGGTGGGAAAATATATTACTAAGCTGTTCTGTATTAGCTATTTTAGTTAATGGGTCTAGCTGTAATTATTACTTAAATTGTGATTGATGATCTTCAAAAGCTAAAATCAATAAGCCAACCATTAAAGTCATAATGTAAACGTTAGCAAATAAAATAAAATGAATTCTTTCAAATACAACTAACGGGCAAATACGCTAAACATATAAAGTAACAGATCAAAAATATCGCATAAATACTATAAATTGCTATTAATAAATAATTCCCGCTATTTTGCTTATTTTTTGAAGTTAAATGGCTATGTATATAAAAAAGATGGAATATGATAGCAAAATAAACTGCAGTTGATTTAAAATCTTCAGCAACGCTTAAAATCACTATCAAAAATAGAAACAGGTATTAAAAGATCAACTTTCTTTAGCTACTGTGACACATAGTGATGAACATTTAGATTTATTAATGGTGCGTTCACATGAAAATTCGCGTTATTTCGCTAGTATTAACCCTTTTATGGTTAACTATTTAACCGAATTTGCTTATATGAACTGTTTAGAATATGACTTTGTTATTCAAGGGTTACCCAATCTTGAATTTAAAAGTAAAAGAATTAAGCAACCCAGCTATATTGAATATACAGCCAGTAGAATGGAAAGTGATGTCAAACTCACTCTAAATCTGAGAGGCACTAAAGCGTTTACTTATTATCAATAACTAAGCTGGTTTAGTACTGTCTCCTTTTCATTTTTCTTAGCTACACTTCTGCCCTATTTGCTTTTAAATTACTTACAATTAGTCAATCGATGGACCGAATCATCAAAGATGCCATCAAATTTAAAGAATTTACGCCTTTTTATCAACCTATTATAAATAGCAAAAGCAATGAAGTGGTTGGTGTAGAAATGTTAGCTAGGTGGGTACATAAAGATGGAGCTTTTGTTCCCGCTTATCAATTTATTCCATTTTCTGAAGATACAACTTAATTGTTGATATAACAGCTCAACTCATCAAAAAAATGGCTAAAGATATTAAAACGTTAAAATGGGATCAAAGCGAAAAATTTGTCAGTATCAATATTGTGCCCGATCACTTTAAAGATAATGCATTATATGAATTACTTGAAAGTTTAATGAATCACTATGAAATTACCCAATCGACCATTTCATTAGAAATAACCGAACGTATGAAAATTGATAACTTACCTCAAGCAAGAGCCTGTTTAGATGATTTTTACAAAAAAGGCATAGACTTGAAACTCGATGATGCGGGTACTGGGTATGGTGGTTTTTCATATATTCAAGAGCTCGGGATCAGCACATTAAAAATTGATAAAATGTTTTTCGATACAATTAATAGCAATGATTTAAAAAGCTCAGTATTAGATG encodes:
- a CDS encoding bifunctional aconitate hydratase 2/2-methylisocitrate dehydratase; the encoded protein is MSLYLEYVAEIETRKNDLGLAPKPIDSADLIAEIIEQIKDKENEYRADSLNFFIYNTLPGTTSAAGEKAKFLKQIVLGESVVEEITPTFAFELLSHMKGGPSIEVLLDLALGDDAALATQAAAVLKTQVFLYDADTARIEAAFKAGNAVAKDILESYANAEFFTKLPDIAEKIELVTYIAGEGDISTDLLSPGHQAHSRADRELHGKCMITPEAQVEIQELQAKHPTAKVMLIAEKGTMGVGSSRMSGVNNVALWAGQQASPYVPFINIAPVVAGTNGIAPIFLTTVDVTGGIGLDLKNWVKKVDASGNAVVDDNGDVVLEEAYSVATGTVLTIDTKAQKLYNGDKELVDVSSAFTPQKVEFMKAGGSYAVTFGKKLQTFAAETLGVTAPVVYAASKEISHEGQGLTAVEKIFNRNAVGVASETPLHAGSNVRVKVNIVGSQDTTGPMTCQELEAMAASTISPIVDGAYQSGCHTASVWDSKAKANIPKLMSFMNKFGLITARDPKGEYHAMTDVIHKVLNDITVDDRAIIIGGDSHTRMSKGVAFGADSGTVAIALATGESAMPIPESVKVTFKGNMKGHMDFRDVVHSTQAQMLKQFGGENVFQGRIIEVHIGTLMADQAFTFTDWSAEMKAKASICISNDETLIKSIELAQSRIQIMINKGMENEAGTLKGLIALADKRIEEIKSGTNPALAPDDAAKYYAEVVVDLDTIEEPMIADPDVNNEDVSKRYTHDVIRPVSYYADKPVDLGFVGSCMVHKGDMQIVAQMLRNLEKQNGSITFNAPLVVAAPTYNIVDELKAEGDWEILKKYAGFEFDDAQPKGAARTKYENILYLERPGCNLCMGNQEKAEPGDTVIATSTRLFQGRVVADTAEKKGESLLGSTPLVVLSTVLGRFPTMAEYKSAVEGIDLTKFTPPTEEMTTKFSGEAVPVKMV